From Megalobrama amblycephala isolate DHTTF-2021 linkage group LG24, ASM1881202v1, whole genome shotgun sequence, the proteins below share one genomic window:
- the LOC125260692 gene encoding putative nuclease HARBI1 — MCVNQAFEFKIEPWNIRPPPPWPWNIRPPPPWSWNIRTPPACPWNISNESWRNRGRCGCSEKLLQSEKKKLSELQGIRRELRALKEQKGQHHQEVMAYRRAKLETPATTSQQALFNHVSTNRQTKILELFQIVKPHLQRATRRNYALSPEVQLLATLRYFAVGSFMEVVGDGLGLSKSSVSKTVTTVTPLLLQLMKSILVFPKTPEEIQLANQQFYDLDNIPRVIGIIDGTLIPVLSPKVNEPLSICRKGYPAINVQVVCDHQGMFTDIVAKWPGSTHDSFAWANSAICQMAEEGGFGDSWLLGDSGYPLRPYLLTPVQHPATIAEERFNQAHGRTRSIVERTIGLWKQRFRCISKSSGGLKLNPTKSCSVIVVTAILHNIAVRENVQLPEEEVDAVGADGEEDAVSNDDDDDDDPLNPHQGRMHPAGAEVRELLIQNMFGW, encoded by the exons ATGTGCGTCAACCAGGCCTTTGAATTCAAAATTGAGCCCTGGAACATCAGGCCCCCTCCACCCTGGCCCTGGAACATCAGGCCCCCTCCACCCTGGTCCTGGAACATCAGAACCCCTCCAGCCTGCCCCTGGAACATCAGCAATGAGTCCTG GAGAAACAGGGGACGTTGTGGCTGCAGTGAGAAGCTGCTTCAGTCGGAGAAGAAGAAATTATCTGAACTCCAGGGAATCAGGAGAGAACTGAGGGCCCTGAAGGAGCAGAAAGGCCAACATCATCAGGAGGTTATGGCCTATAGGAGGGCTAAATTGGAAACTCCTGCAACAACAAGCCAGCAAGCCCTCTTTAACCATGTTTCTACCAACCGACA GACCAAGATCCTTGAATTATTTCAGATAGTAAAACCACACCTTCAGAGGGCAACAAGAAGAAACTACGCCTTAAGTCCAGAGGTGCAGTTGTTAGCTACACTGCGTTATTTTGCTGTTGGAAGTTTTATGGAGGTGGTGGGTGATGGCCTGGGGCTCAGCAAGTCTTCAGTCAGCAAAACTGTGACAACAGTAACACCTTTGCTTTTACAGCTGATGAAGAGCATCCTGGTTTTCCCCAAAACTCCCGAGGAAATACAGCTGGCCAATCAACAATTCTATGATCTTGACAACATCCCCAGAGTGATTGGCATCATTGATGGCACCCTAATCCCAGTATTAAGCCCTAAGGTAAATGAGCCCTTGTCCATTTGCAGGAAGGGCTATCCAGCCATTAATGTTCAAGTAGTGTGTGATCACCAGGGAATGTTCACTGACATTGTGGCAAAATGGCCTGGAAGCACACATGACTCTTTTGCATGGGCCAATTCGGCAATTTGCCAGATGGCTGAAGAAGGTGGCTTTGGTGATAGCTGGCTCCTGGGAGACAGTGGATATCCTCTTCGCCCCTACCTCTTGACACCTGTGCAGCATCCAGCCACCATTGCAGAGGAAAGGTTTAATCAGGCCCATGGAAGGACACGCTCTATAGTGGAGAGGACTATAGGACTGTGGAAACAACGTTTTCGCTGCATCAGCAAGTCCAGTGGTGGCCTGAAGCTAAACCCCACCAAAAGCTGTTCTGTTATTGTGGTTACTGCAATTCTCCACAACATTGCAGTCAGGGAAAATGTCCAGCTTCCTGAGGAGGAAGTTGATGCCGTTGGAGCCGATGGTGAGGAAGATGCTGTTTCTaatgatgatgacgatgatgatgatcCTTTGAACCCACATCAAGGCAGAATGCATCCTGCAGGAGCAGAAGTCAGAGAACTTTTAATTCAGAATATGTTTGGATGGTAG
- the LOC125260318 gene encoding E3 ubiquitin-protein ligase TRIM47-like produces MASSSGPALNEELQCPICMEEFPDPVTTPCGHNFCRTCLTNTQTCFCPFCKERSSKILDLESNTAQRLTEVMQNFKEKLDLGESKVFCDFCDERKQKAVKSCLMCQSSYCDDHLEPHRRVPRLKKHKLINAVENLEDYICQKHERPLEMFCRDDQTRVCLFCTEGDHRTHNTVPIEEESQEEKLVQTDKQQMIQDKMKENQESEHSVELRKASSSEVESAARALIEVLARGLAASSSGGTSSTRENVRLSEASDNTPLPTLPEPENRVRQALKSHGILQCSSTK; encoded by the exons ATGGCATCCTCCAGTGGTCCAGCACTAAATGAGGAGCTCCAGTGCCCCATCTGTATGGAAGAGTTCCCTGATCCAGTCACCACTCCATGTGGACACAACTTCTGCAGAACTTGTCTTACAAACACACAGACCTGCTTCTGTCCATTCTGTAAAGAAAGATCCAGCAAAATACTTGATCTTGAGAGCAACACAGCACAGAGGTTAACAGAGGTTATGCAAAACTTTAAAGAGAAGCTCGATCTAGGAGAATCTAAGGTCTTCTGTGACTTCTGTGATGAAAGAAAGCAGAAAGCTGTGAAGTCCTGCCTGATGTGTCAAAGCTCTTACTGTGATGATCATCTGGAGCCTCATCGCAGAGTCCCACGTCTAAAGAAACACAAACTCATCAACGCTGTGGAAAATCTGGAGGATTATATATGCCAGAAACATGAGAGACCTCTGGAGATGTTCTGCAGAGATGATCAGACGCGTGTTTGTCTGTTCTGCACTGAAGGAGATCACAGGACTCACAACACTGTTCCTATAGAGGAGGAGAGTCAAGAGGAGAAG CTGGTTCAGACAGACAAGCAGCAGATGATCCAGGACAAAATGAAGGAGAATCAAGAGAGCGAACACTCAGTGGAGCTTAGAAAG GCATCATCATCAGAAGTGGAATCAGCTGCAAGGGCTCTTATTGAGGTGTTAGCCAGGGGCCTGGCTGCATCTTCATCAGGTGGCACATCTTCAACAAGAGAAAATGTGCGATTGAGCGAGGCAAGTGACAATACTCCTTTGCCCACTCTGCCGGAACCAGAAAATAGGGTGAGGCAGGCATTGAAAAG TCATGGCATCCTCCAGTGTTCCAGCACTAAATGA